Sequence from the Clostridiisalibacter paucivorans DSM 22131 genome:
ATTTAATTTATTAGCTCTCTTTTTAAATAGCCCCTTACCAAATCTAAATCAACTTTGTTGTATTTTTTTGGATAAATTACTGTACATTATATATATTAGCAAAGAATAAAATAATTACTATGGAACAATTGTTCATACATTCCTTATAAAATTACATACTAAAAAAAGACATACTTTGTTTAACAAAGAACGTCTTTTAATTAATTCAAATCATATTTTTCCTTAAATTTATAAATAATTTCCCAATTTATTCTATCATCCTTAGCCATTATATTAAACATATCTTGCATTACAATATAGTAAGCATCCGTTGGTTTATATTTAATCAGCAACAAATATAATACTTTTTCAAAGTACGAAAATGCATTATCATAATCCCCAATTTTATAATAAGAAAATGCTAAAAAACTATATGCAATACTAATTCTACCATATGAGTTAATTCTATTTTGATACTGTACAAGTTCATTTCCTTCATAAATTGCCTTATCTAACTTCCCTGACAAATAATATAATGTTATCAAATTAAGTCTAACTGTAACAATATAATGACTGTATTTTTCAATTTTATACTTATTACGAACTATATCATATGCTAATAATACAGCATACTCAGCATTTACTAAATCACCTATAATCTGATAGCATGTTGATAGCAATGAATATAAATTTGAGCCATAAATATTATTTAAATACTTTTTATCAGTTTTTTGCAATATGTGATTAATGGAATTTATTACTTCTTCATACTTTTCTTCCTTAAAAACCATGTATGCCAATCTATTTACTTCCAATTCATAAATCCATGGTTTATGATAGAAATCTGGTAATTTTTTTGCTTCATCTACAATATTCTTTAGTGTATCAAAATCAGATTCCCTTTGACATATCCTAAATTTTTTTAATACTTCATATACTTTTATAGGATTGATACAATCAAGATATTGGTAATAATCAAATAAGTCTATTCCTAGTCGGTCACTAATCATTGTTAACATATTTACTGATGGTGTGCGTTCACCTTTTTCAATCAAGTAAATATACTTTTGTGAGCAAATATTATCTGATAAATCTTTACGACTCATTCCTAACTTGTTCCGATGCACTTTAATAACATTACCTATATGACTCATGTTTATATCTCCTATCATTTTGATAGTACTATATATACCCTTTATGATGCTTAATATAGCATTGTGGTGTTTTTTCCACATATTTTTTAAACATGTCCTATTTCTTGCTTGTACTATATTGTATTTTAAAAATTTAAGAACACATTAGATATTTCTATTATCTTCACTAATATCAATTTGATATTTAATCTTATCATCGTATTTATCAACATATATATTATTATTTTCATCAATTGTGGAATAATATATTTCATCAATACGATTGACCTTAAATGGTTTCAACATATTCATCAAATCTTTTCCAGTAAGTTTCCTTTCTCTAAGATTTTCATAAATAATCTGTCCTCCAATTATTACTTCTGTTGGAATTGATTCGCTATTACTTGAAATACCTAGGTCTTCGCAAGTAACAGACCTCTTTTCCGCTTTTTTTATGACATTTAATTTCCCATTAATTTCTAATAATCCATATTTTACATATTCTGGGTTAAAAACATCTTTATCTCTCAATAGAAGGCTCAATTCATCTATACTATATCGTACCTTTTTTAAATTATTTTCAAGTATTTTTCCATCTTGAATCACCAATACAGGTTCTCCTTCAACTACTTTTCTGAATTCTCTTTTTTTTAGAGATATATATGAAACTAAACCAGTTAAAACTCCAAATAATAGCAATCCTACAAAATGTTGATATGTATTTTGATTCATATCTGTAGCAAGGGTAGCTGCAATTGATCCAAATGTTATTCCATTAATATATTCAAAAAAAGTAAGTTGAGCTACTTGTTGCCTACCTAAAATACGAGTTATAAATAAAATAGTAAAGAATGCTAAAAATGTTTGTATAATAATTTCTAGAAACAATTTCATTTCATTACCTCCAAAAAACAAATTTGTATTTATTTTTTACTAAATTGAGAATACTATACTTAAAACTATATGAGAGGTGTATAACTTGAATTTAATCTATGAAGGCATTTTTACAATAATATTTATAATAATTGGATTTATAGTTTTATATATACTGTCAAAAAATGAATATATTTAATGATATTAACATAAAAAATTCTCCTTTCTAGCTTTAATCTTATTTTGATTATTGCTAAAAAAGAGAATTTTTCTTTTAAATAGATATTACTTAAAATACTTTCTTATATTATTCTTCTACGTATAGTTCTAATTGACACTTCGTGTTCACCTAAAATTCCATGAATAGATTTACTATCCTCTATTAGACTATCCAATTTTTCATTTGTTTCTTGTCTAAATTCTGTTAAATCAACTGTTTGTTCAACTACAGCCTTTAAATCTTTCCTAATTTGTTCTTGTCCTATCTCTAGTCTTTCCTGTCTCTCTTCTAATTTCCTTTGCCCTATCTCTAGTCGCTCCTGTCTCTCTTCTAATTTCCTTTGCCCTATCTCTAGTCGCTCCTGTCTCTCTTCTAATTTCCTTTGCCCTATCTCTAGTCTTTCTTGTCTCTCTTCTAATTTCTTTTGCCCTATCTCTAGTCTTTCTTGTCTTCCTTCTAATTTCCTCTGTCCCATCTCTAACCGTTCTTGTCTTCCTTCTAGTCTCTTTTGTCCTTCCTTTAAACTTCCCAATTCTTCTAACACTATCTTTTGGAATTCTTCGTTGGTCATTTCAATCCCTCCGATTATATCTCTATACTAAGTATTATATCATAAAGTATATTTAGATATGGTAGGTATTATTATCAATCTTTATCAAAAAACAATGATTTTATGACAGCAAAATACTCTCGTATATATTGCTGAATAATACTAGATGGTGGAGTTTTAGCAGGCAATCCATAAGGTGTCATACCTAGTCTTTTAGCTAAAAACTTTGCCCTAAATATATGATACTTATTAGTGGCAATCAAAATTTTTACATTTTCTTTATCATCCAATAGCCTTATTTTTTCTAAACTAAATTTCAAGTTTTCAAAAGTAGAAGTAGATTTATCTTCAATAATTATCCTATTTTTATTTATTCCATTATTAATTAAATATTTTTCCATTGCATTTGCTTCTGGTATGTCTTCATCTGGTCCTTGTCCCCCCGATACTATTACTCTAACATTCTTATTCTTACTTAAATAATCTTTAGTAACTTTAAGTCTTTCTAATAAGGCAGGTGAAGGTTCTGACCCATAAAGTCTAGCGCCTAGTACTATAACATAATCAACTTCTTCTGTTGTTTTTTCATTTCCATCAACAATTATTAGTCCTTCAATAATTAAAAAAGACGCCAATACCATCAATACTAAAACAATTAGTAATCTAAATATTATTTTTTTCATCTGTTCTTCCATCTCTCTCCCATTTCTTTTTTAGATTTGATACTATATTAACATGAAATAGGATAATTAAATATATTACTAGGAAATTGTAATCTTATTGTAAATTAATAATCATTGAAATTTATAACCTTTTGTAATCAATCACTTTTTATCATTATTTCTCTTGATTTCAATAATAGGTTTTCTTAACAAGATATTACCAAATGCTGTTTTATCAAAGGGAATTAAGGGCCAGGTATATCTTTGCCCATTGATGTTTTTAGTAGTTACAAACATTATACTTATTAATATAATCCCTCCTATAAACCCATATATATTAAATAAACCGGTCAATAATAACAATAGTAATCTAAACATCCTAATTGCCATTGAAAACTCTATACTAGGTGTGATAAATGTCCCCACACTTACTATAACCATATATAAAATAGTTTCAGGTACTAACCACCCTACTTTAATAGCTAGTTCTCCAATTAATAGACCTCCAATAATACTTAGTGATGTAGACAATGTATTGGGAGTATGGATAGATGCAAGGCGTAAACCATCAAGCCCAATTTCTAATATTACAAATTGAATAAATATGGGAATTAGTGTTTCCTCTTTAGGTCCTAAAAATGTAAAAGCTTCAGGTAATAATTCATTATTAGTTACTAATAAAAACCATAGAGGGCTTAATATTAATGAAAAACACATAAATAAGTATCTCACCCATCTAAGATAGGTTCCCACAGATGGATTTTGATAATAATCCTCTGCATGTTGTGTGAAATGAAACATTGTTACTGGTACTATTAACGCACTTGGTGATGTATCTACAATTATTGCAATATGTCCTTCGAGCAAATGAGCTGAAACCACATCTGGTCTTTCAGAAAACCTAGCTTGTGGTATTGGATTATACCATTTTTTCTTTATTAGTAGTTCTTCTAGGGATTTTTCACCCATTACTAGAGCATCTACATCTATTTCATTTAATTTTTTCTTGATTATATTTAACAGATTTTTATCCACTATATCATCTATATATGATATGACAATATCACTTTTAGTGCGTTTTCCAACAGAATACATCTCAAAAATTAAATTCTCATCTCTAATTCTTCGTCTTATTAATGCAGTATTAAATATTATTGTTTCTACTAAACCATCTCTTGAACCTCTCGTCACCTTTTCTAAGTCAGGTTCTTCAGGACCCCTTGCAGGGTA
This genomic interval carries:
- a CDS encoding helix-turn-helix transcriptional regulator — translated: MSHIGNVIKVHRNKLGMSRKDLSDNICSQKYIYLIEKGERTPSVNMLTMISDRLGIDLFDYYQYLDCINPIKVYEVLKKFRICQRESDFDTLKNIVDEAKKLPDFYHKPWIYELEVNRLAYMVFKEEKYEEVINSINHILQKTDKKYLNNIYGSNLYSLLSTCYQIIGDLVNAEYAVLLAYDIVRNKYKIEKYSHYIVTVRLNLITLYYLSGKLDKAIYEGNELVQYQNRINSYGRISIAYSFLAFSYYKIGDYDNAFSYFEKVLYLLLIKYKPTDAYYIVMQDMFNIMAKDDRINWEIIYKFKEKYDLN
- a CDS encoding DUF421 domain-containing protein, whose translation is MKLFLEIIIQTFLAFFTILFITRILGRQQVAQLTFFEYINGITFGSIAATLATDMNQNTYQHFVGLLLFGVLTGLVSYISLKKREFRKVVEGEPVLVIQDGKILENNLKKVRYSIDELSLLLRDKDVFNPEYVKYGLLEINGKLNVIKKAEKRSVTCEDLGISSNSESIPTEVIIGGQIIYENLRERKLTGKDLMNMLKPFKVNRIDEIYYSTIDENNNIYVDKYDDKIKYQIDISEDNRNI
- a CDS encoding YdcF family protein, giving the protein MKKIIFRLLIVLVLMVLASFLIIEGLIIVDGNEKTTEEVDYVIVLGARLYGSEPSPALLERLKVTKDYLSKNKNVRVIVSGGQGPDEDIPEANAMEKYLINNGINKNRIIIEDKSTSTFENLKFSLEKIRLLDDKENVKILIATNKYHIFRAKFLAKRLGMTPYGLPAKTPPSSIIQQYIREYFAVIKSLFFDKD
- a CDS encoding spore germination protein — translated: MKLSQKLEENKKAINNILPIEKSFDIIDRDLVFGDKKAYLVFIDGFAKDDIMLWLLLHLQELKKEDMNIQSVKEFIDKNISYIEVDLFEDLDQLQNAVLSGAVGLVIDGENKGIIIDARTYPARGPEEPDLEKVTRGSRDGLVETIIFNTALIRRRIRDENLIFEMYSVGKRTKSDIVISYIDDIVDKNLLNIIKKKLNEIDVDALVMGEKSLEELLIKKKWYNPIPQARFSERPDVVSAHLLEGHIAIIVDTSPSALIVPVTMFHFTQHAEDYYQNPSVGTYLRWVRYLFMCFSLILSPLWFLLVTNNELLPEAFTFLGPKEETLIPIFIQFVILEIGLDGLRLASIHTPNTLSTSLSIIGGLLIGELAIKVGWLVPETILYMVIVSVGTFITPSIEFSMAIRMFRLLLLLLTGLFNIYGFIGGIILISIMFVTTKNINGQRYTWPLIPFDKTAFGNILLRKPIIEIKRNNDKK